Proteins encoded together in one Lathyrus oleraceus cultivar Zhongwan6 chromosome 5, CAAS_Psat_ZW6_1.0, whole genome shotgun sequence window:
- the LOC127085633 gene encoding protein PNS1 translates to MGATEHVERGNESEGGMKEERVRDLEKGEVGFDERKTQSNDVDDGDDDDDVENVDHGHGHHDDEEFNLSRFHRLNPTNPLRIVINSSTRAARPSPPTQSQRSHTHTRSVPTQIPIPTPAPAPIQTPQPPPPQPQPVTLNSRRYTNRISLFIFLFHQLLAIAFVCFLVFKGIQGLIQESGSVKRKEKKVLKYFLPQVEAATFMSIILAFIWQGAIRKWPTFMVHFILWFTFVMSLAAGILLICFQKAPTDGVGVCFIAFAIGNGLYGCWASHRIKFCCKILSLSLQPMSKFSDLNRPTYNMLAIGFLWISLWILAVIGALNFYFPPLVIIGLVVSLMWTTEVMRNVVNITVSRVIALYYLRGMQSSTQFCFLRALTRNLGSACLGSLFVPTIEALRIVARGLNLLEGEDEFMFCCARCCLGVMESIFRNGNSWAYVQIAAYGKGFVMASQDTWSLFEKEDMVPIVDADITSSICFLTGVCSGSMCVIVMASWTQSVHQSFTATLSLLTFFIGYLLTRISMAVPHACVSCYYVCYAENPDNRLFDKTIKDRLALLKTGREATIPTPRGFRRYTSRS, encoded by the exons ATGGGTGCCACAGAACAT GTGGAAAGAGGGAATGAAAGTGAAGGTGGAATGAAGGAAGAAAGGGTAAGGGATTTGGAGAAAGGTGAAGTGGGTTTTGATGAGAGAAAAACTCAAAGCAATGATGttgatgatggtgatgatgatgatgatgttgagAATGTTGACCATGGTCATGGTCATCATGATGATGAAGAGTTTAATCTTTCTAGATTTCATAGATTGAATCCTACTAACCCTTTGAGGATTGTGATTAATAGCTCAACAAGAGCTGCAAGACCTTCTCCTCCTACTCAATCTCAACGCTCTCATACTCATACACGTTCTGTTCCAACACAAATACCAATACCAACACCAGCACCAGCACCAATTCAAACtccacaaccaccaccaccacaa CCGCAACCAGTGACATTGAATTCAAGAAGATATACCAACAGAATATCCTTGTTTATATTCTTATTTCAccaattactagctatagcttTTGTGTGCTTTCTTGTTTTCAAGGGAATCCAAGGACTTATACAAGAATCCGGTTCTgttaaaagaaaagagaaaaaagtGTTGAAGTATTTTCTTCCGCAAGTGGAAGCTGCAACTTTTATGAGCATAATTCTCGCTTTTATTTGGCAAGGCGCGATTCGAAAATGGCCAACTTTTATGGTTCATTTCATACTTTGGTTTACTTTTGTGATGTCTCTTGCCGCCGGGATTCTTCTTATTTGCTTCCAAAAGGCTCCCACCGACGGTGTCGGTGTTTGTTTCATTGCTTTCGCGATTGGAAACGGCTTATATGGTTGTTGGGCTAGTCATAGGATTAAGTTTTGTTGTAAGATCTTGAGTTTGTCGCTCCAACCTATGTCGAAATTCAGCGACTTGAATCGACCTACTTACAACATGCTTGCGATTGGGTTCTTATGGATATCTCTATGGATTTTAGCTGTTATCGGAGCTTTGAACTTTTATTTTCCGCCTTTGGTTATCATCGGGTTGGTGGTGAGTTTGATGTGGACGACCGAGGTTATGAGGAATGTCGTAAATATAACGGTTAGTAGGGTTATTGCGTTGTATTACCTGCGAGGAATGCAATCTAGCACACAATTTTGCTTTCTTAGAGCGTTGACTCGCAATCTTGGAAGTGCTTGTTTGGGTTCTCTATTTGTGCCAACAATTGAAGCATTGCGAATTGTTGCTAGGGGGCTGAATTTGCTCGAGGGAGAAGACGAGTTCATGTTTTGTTGCGCTCGTTGTTGTTTGGGCGTCATGGAATCGATTTTCAGAAATGGCAATAGTTGGGCTTATGTACAG ATAGCAGCCTATGGAAAAGGCTTTGTAATGGCATCACAAGACACATGGTCCCTATTTGAGAAGGAAGACATGGTGCCAATTGTAGATGCTGACATAACCAGCTCAATTTGTTTCCTCACAGGAGTTTGCAGTGGCTCTATGTGTGTTATTGTTATGGCTTCTTGGACTCAAAGTGTTCACCAAAGTTTCACAGCTACCTTATCTTTACTCACTTTCTTCATTGGATACCTTTTG ACAAGGATTTCAATGGCAGTACCTCATGCTTGTGTGAGTTGTTACTATGTATGTTATGCTGAGAATCCAGACAACAGATTGTTTGATAAAACAATCAAAGATCGTCTGGCTTTGTTGAAAACCGGTCGCGAAGCGACTATACCGACGCCGAGAGGATTTCGGAGATATACTTCGAGATCTTAA
- the LOC127085634 gene encoding uncharacterized protein LOC127085634 has product MPYHNGMHHNNNNNNNVVEDHETLTFQAYPCGYYVQSPSTLSHANSTDVRSNIPNDGTDSTFHSPNRSETHPTNQTRLALCRYSSSRGSNHSFLHHKKISYDGTVTENDDDRHLVIVDDNDSVVSDEDEKGLFDEYYYGKSEGEWKRCFSYNFSDSFAWILLQVTWRVMVSFGLALLVFYIATKPPSPRVSLEIARIQEFKLGEGVDRTGVTTKILTCNCSMNLIIENKSRLFGLHIRPPLMDMKFSILPFAFSNGPELFAESGLTIFTLQLGVKNKAMYGAGRSMEDMLDSGNGLTIVIQVMLSSSFEVVPTLVKPRFHHRVECIVVLKKAYNKKHRSQVFNSTCKVSS; this is encoded by the exons ATGCCTTACCATAATGGCATGCatcataacaacaacaacaacaacaacgttgTTGAAGACCATGAAACTCTGACATTCCAAGCCTATCCGTGTGGTTACTATGTCCAAAGTCCATCCACCCTATCCCATGCCAACAGCACCGACGTACGAAGCAATATCCCAAACGACGGCACAGATTCAACTTTCCACTCCCCGAACCGATCCGAGACCCACCCGACAAATCAAACTCGGTTAGCCCTTTGCCGCTATTCCTCCTCGCGAGGCTCCAACCACTCTTTCTTGCACCATAAGAAGATTTCATATGACGGCACTGTAACCGAAAACGACGACGATCGCCATCTGGTAATCGTCGACGACAATGACAGCGTCGTCAGTGATGAAGATGAGAAAGGATTGTTTGACGAGTATTATTATGGGAAAAGTGAAGGAGAGTGGAAGAGATGCTTCTCTTACAATTTTTCTGATTCATTTGCTTGGATTTTGTTGCAAGTTACATGGAGAGTTATGGTGAGTTTTGGTTTAGCATTGCTTGTGTTCTATATTGCAACTAAACCTCCATCACCGAGAGTCTCTCTTGAG ATTGCAAGGATTCAAGAATTTAAATTAGGAGAAGGAGTCGATAGAACCGGAGTGACAACAAAGATTCTTACATGCAATTGCTCAATGAACTTAATCATTGAGAATAAATCAAGATTATTTGGTCTTCACATTCGGCCTCCATTGATGGATATGAAATTTTCCATCTTACCCTTTGCATTTTCAAAT GGACCTGAATTGTTCGCAGAAAGTGGATTAACAATCTTTACATTGCAATTGGGAGTAAAGAACAAGGCAATGTATGGTGCTGGAAGAAGCATGGAGGATATGCTAGATTCTGGAAATGGATTGACAATAGTGATACAAGTAATGTTGAGTTCAAGTTTTGAAGTGGTGCCAACACTTGTTAAGCCAAGGTTTCATCACAGAGTGGAATGTATAGTGGTTCTTAAGAAAGCTTACAATAAGAAGCATAGGTCTCAAGTATTTAATAGCACTTGTAAAGTAAGTTCTTGA